A genome region from Micromonospora inyonensis includes the following:
- a CDS encoding MFS transporter — protein sequence MTAADETRRRRQGFLSRWRVAFASGIVLAAVFGVVEGFSIFYSSFVVDLGLDRAQASGMFAGYLLASMVAGPFAGRVVGHYGARRIILIFLPLFAAAVAAASLPTELWQFYLLYMVVLAPATTMLVVASQVIITSGYAEDRGRATGIAYACLGVGNFLLFSLLALVVQEYGWRAGYLVAGCLAALGTVGFLFMDQPGAAGAVIEETPTPMERATNLFRSPVFWLVCLAALTASVTDFFTFQTIVPFLTTEGHGVAISGLLLGMTGLSYAGGQLLGGVLSDRTNRELTATVGAIAFLAGLGLLWILPPTPLLVLAILLLGSGVGMIIGARIAAVGDLFTGSRLARAIGFFQVASAIGSAFATWFGGFSYSATGSYGLSFVVAGGCALLWIVIIWLAAPRRAAVPQADATGTPEAVPIGGT from the coding sequence GTGACCGCCGCTGACGAGACGCGCCGGAGGCGCCAAGGATTCCTAAGCCGCTGGCGGGTCGCGTTCGCCAGCGGGATCGTGCTCGCCGCCGTGTTCGGAGTGGTGGAAGGCTTTTCCATTTTCTACTCGTCGTTCGTGGTCGATCTCGGGTTGGACCGCGCGCAGGCGTCCGGGATGTTCGCGGGGTACCTGCTCGCCAGCATGGTCGCCGGCCCGTTCGCGGGACGTGTCGTCGGCCACTACGGCGCACGCCGGATCATCTTGATCTTCCTGCCGCTCTTCGCGGCGGCCGTCGCGGCGGCGTCGCTGCCGACCGAGCTGTGGCAGTTCTACCTTCTCTACATGGTGGTGTTGGCGCCAGCGACTACGATGCTCGTCGTGGCCAGCCAGGTGATCATCACCAGCGGCTACGCCGAGGACCGGGGCCGAGCGACCGGAATCGCGTACGCCTGCCTCGGGGTCGGCAACTTCCTGCTCTTCTCGCTGCTCGCCCTCGTTGTTCAGGAGTACGGCTGGCGCGCCGGCTATCTGGTGGCCGGCTGCCTCGCCGCGCTGGGCACGGTCGGCTTTCTCTTCATGGACCAGCCCGGGGCCGCCGGCGCGGTGATCGAGGAGACGCCGACGCCGATGGAACGCGCGACGAACCTGTTCCGTAGTCCGGTGTTCTGGTTAGTCTGCCTCGCCGCCCTGACCGCTAGCGTCACCGACTTCTTCACCTTCCAGACCATCGTGCCATTTCTGACCACCGAGGGGCACGGTGTCGCGATCTCCGGGCTCCTGCTAGGCATGACCGGCCTGAGTTACGCTGGCGGTCAACTGCTCGGCGGCGTGCTCTCCGACCGCACAAACCGGGAGTTGACCGCCACTGTCGGCGCGATCGCCTTCCTCGCGGGTCTCGGCCTACTCTGGATCCTACCGCCGACACCGTTGCTGGTCCTGGCGATTCTTCTGCTCGGCTCCGGGGTTGGCATGATCATTGGAGCCCGGATCGCCGCCGTCGGCGACCTCTTCACCGGTTCCCGCCTCGCTCGGGCAATCGGCTTCTTCCAGGTTGCCAGCGCCATCGGCTCAGCCTTCGCGACCTGGTTTGGTGGCTTCAGTTACTCCGCGACCGGCAGCTACGGGCTGAGCTTTGTGGTCGCCGGCGGGTGTGCGCTGCTCTGGATCGTCATCATCTGGCTCGCGGCCCCCCGACGCGCCGCGGTGCCCCAGGCGGATGCGACCGGGACGCCGGAGGCGGTGCCGATCGGGGGCACCTGA